In Mytilus galloprovincialis chromosome 1, xbMytGall1.hap1.1, whole genome shotgun sequence, the following are encoded in one genomic region:
- the LOC143056444 gene encoding uncharacterized protein LOC143056444 translates to MMVSERLIIVLSAVCLCAVTAKYKSPPVCFYDGQPYKVGRAFTATDGCNKCECLSSGEVECTAMNCKGPCTFEGGYYKPGKSFKSSDGCNWCKCVKSDVVTCSANLCSKKNKGGY, encoded by the exons ATGATGGTTTCGGAAAGATTGATCATTGTTCTGTCAGCTGTTTGTCTTTGTGCAGTCACCGCTAAATATAAAT CTCCACCTGTTTGTTTTTATGATGGACAGCCATATAAAGTGGGAAGAGCTTTCACTGCAACTGATGGATGTAACAAATGCGAGTGCTTATCCTCTGGAGAGGTTGAGTGCACTGCCATGAATTGTA AAGGTCCATGTACTTTTGAGGGAGGTTACTATAAGCCAGGAAAGTCCTTTAAATCTAGTGATGGCTGTAACTGGTGTAAATGTGTTAAGTCGGATGTTGTGACATGCAGTGCAAACTTATGCT CAAAGAAAAATAAAGGCGGATATTAA